In the Cheilinus undulatus linkage group 19, ASM1832078v1, whole genome shotgun sequence genome, one interval contains:
- the skida1 gene encoding SKI/DACH domain-containing protein 1 gives MGDLECGFEEMQGVRLGYLLIQGKQMFALSQVFTDLLKNIPRTTVHKRMDHLKVKKHHCDLEELRKLKAINSIAFHAAKCTLISREDVEALYFSCKTERVLKSNKRKAKAASSPRDGDESPGRLHADAGLWKEKVWFSLHGVPDTLTLHNKTDRRELTPCLTDSKLPQFYHKTHGRGYRSVTKSSHKHFKNYETAKITGNRVTLSQRHSFFRSAVSRQPVVLQSAIAAQSRLSRSAGDLLHKRKRRREGGGGRDSARHSWSRSRHAHHHVPPVLLVQPKSSGGHATSFGAFHLSSEFYLDPRPHHHHHHQHHHHHHHHEPAFPESYSSDSESSTACSDRAYPDSDFGSGFSTSSNSASSEEEEEGEEEDDTQSESSEVSSEEEESSSQSDSSSVSSRVSVQSIRFRRARVGSLAKTLHTGKAPLVLEPTFHYNNQQQHEKQPRTLGHDASSQTVEEQRQKCEFICSETTKDFGPLKPKFNSDIVGESFFSEPKRENTYEVDPQDELTPYSPVPNRNKAFNPSRRTPGYPTKSPPGLSSQWEHDKDAKSTEKREAKATSIKLPTPVKKIKIEAEETSVSALPLTDSGRTAWTPPFNLHNVKVKVEESCDEYEYQSQAAVVKSKGDKTENGQYPSGVIKQGDYFSEKSPDVVPTSPQECRSTQNSPCIEEGEQGSKMCWAPVLGSKKSRVSRSQRKQNVPRIHKAASFSSSSSSTSSSSSEPSSRPEEPSTEDLPRRKQRSSSSCAAASPARTPFSLMAHFPSPPSLVVGSDGDLCPAYSLNSLRGPGPPPLSHPVWRWQPGGQILPPPPAQRTRKY, from the coding sequence ATGGGAGACCTGGAGTGTGGCTTTGAGGAAATGCAAGGAGTGAGGCTGGGATACCTGCTCATCCAAGGCAAGCAAATGTTTGCTTTGTCTCAGGTCTTCACCGACCTGCTCAAGAACATCCCCCGGACCACAGTTCACAAGCGCATGGACCACCTGAAGGTGAAGAAGCACCACTGCGACCTGGAGGAGCTGCGGAAGCTCAAAGCAATAAACTCTATAGCTTTCCACGCCGCGAAATGCACTCTGATATCGCGGGAGGACGTGGAGGCTCTGTATTTCTCCTGCAAAACGGAGCGGGTGCTGAAGTCCAACAAAAGGAAAGCGAAAGCTGCTAGTTCCCCCAGGGATGGGGACGAGTCCCCGGGGCGTCTTCACGCAGACGCCGGGCTGTGGAAAGAAaaagtttggtttagtttgcaCGGCGTCCCGGACACTCTCACGCTTCACAACAAAACAGACAGGAGAGAGCTGACTCCTTGCCTTACCGACTCCAAACTACCTCAATTTTACCACAAAACACACGGGCGGGGATACCGTTCGGTGACAAAGTCCAGTcacaaacactttaaaaactatgaaacagcaaaaataacagGGAACCGCGTTACTTTGAGCCAAAGGCATTCGTTTTTCCGGAGCGCTGTGAGCCGGCAGCCGGTGGTGCTTCAGTCCGCCATAGCTGCTCAGTCCAGGCTCTCGCGCTCAGCCGGCGACCTACTTCACAAAAGGAAGAGGAGGCGCGAGGGGGGCGGCGGCAGGGACAGCGCGAGGCACTCGTGGAGCAGAAGCAGGCACGCGCACCACCACGTACCGCCGGTCCTGCTAGTACAGCCCAAATCCTCCGGCGGGCACGCGACTTCTTTTGGCGCTTTCCACCTCAGTTCGGAATTCTATCTCGACCCCAGACctcaccaccatcaccaccaccagcaccaccatcaccaccaccaccacgaGCCCGCTTTTCCAGAGAGCTACAGCAGCGACAGCGAGTCCAGCACCGCCTGCTCGGACCGAGCATACCCAGACTCGGACTTTGGCTCCGGTTTCTCCACCAGCAGCAACTCCGCGAGCtcggaggaggaagaggagggcgAGGAGGAAGATGACACACAGTCGGAAAGTTCAGAGGTCagctcagaggaggaagagagctCCTCTCAGTCCGACTCGAGCTCGGTTTCCAGCCGGGTTTCGGTGCAGAGTATCCGGTTCAGACGGGCTCGGGTCGGCTCTCTCGCCAAAACTCTCCACACCGGTAAAGCACCTTTGGTCCTGGAGCCCACGTTTCACTACAACAACCAGCAGCAACACGAGAAACAACCCAGAACTCTGGGTCATGATGCCTCTTCACAGACAGTGGAGGAGCAGCGTCAGAAATGTGAATTTATATGCAGTGAAACTACAAAAGACTTTGGACCTTTAAAGCCAAAATTTAACTCAGATATTGTTGGGGAGAGCTTTTTCTCTGAGCCCAAAAGGGAAAATACGTACGAGGTTGACCCCCAGGATGAGCTTACACCTTATTCACCGGTGCCCAACCGGAATAAGGCCTTTAACCCCTCACGGAGGACACCGGGGTATCCCACCAAGTCCCCCCCTGGACTGAGCTCCCAGTGGGAGCACGACAAAGACGCCAAATCTACCGAGAAAAGAGAAGCAAAAGCCACCAGCATAAAACTGCCAACTCcggtgaaaaaaatcaagatcGAGGCAGAGGAGACGTCTGTGTCCGCTTTACCCCTCACTGACAGCGGAAGGACAGCCTGGACGCCCCCCTTCAACCTCCATAATGTGAAAGTTAAAGTGGAGGAGAGCTGTGATGAATATGAATACCAGAGCCAAGCTGCTGTAGTGAAAAGCAAAGGAGACAAGACAGAGAATGGGCAATATCCCAGTGGAGTCATCAAACAAGGAGACTATTTCTCAGAGAAGAGCCCTGATGTGGTCCCAACGTCCCCTCAGGAATGCAGGAGCACCCAGAACTCCCCTTGTATTGAGGAGGGGGAGCAGGGGAGCAAAATGTGCTGGGCTCCGGTGCTTGGGAGTAAGAAATCCAGGGTTTCCAGGTCTCAACGAAAACAAAACGTGCCCAGGATCCACAAAGCtgcctctttttcttcctcttcctcctccacatcctcctcttcttctgaaCCTTCCTCACGTCCTGAGGAGCCATCCACTGAGGATTTACCGAGACGTAAACAACGCAGCAGTTCGAGCTGCGCAGCAGCATCACCGGCTAGAACGCCTTTCAGCCTGATGGCACATTTCCCATCCCCACCGTCGCTAGTTGTTGGCAGCGACGGGGATTTGTGCCCCGCTTACTCCCTGAACTCGCTGAGGGGCCCCGGGCCTCCCCCCCTGTCCCACCCCGTGTGGAGGTGGCAGCCAGGCGGCCAGATTCTCCCTCCCCCACCCGCCCAGAGAACGAGGAAATACTGA